The following is a genomic window from Candidatus Anaeroferrophillus wilburensis.
AATAATTCGTAACAAACGCAGTAAAATCAAGCCTGATTTAGTGAAAATAGCGGCTTAACCCTCTAAAAACTTTAGACTGTCAAGTTTAAGCAACATGTTGCACCTCATGTGTTATATCTTTTGTTACTACTATATTGTTTGATAACAAGTAGATATATGATTTGCATGGTAATAAATGTCAACGAAAATGTTAGCTTCTGTGTTAGGAGTCCAAGTTTTGGTGTCATATGATCTGTAGACCAGGAGTTTCAGTCCTCCCTGGCGCGCCAATCTTGTGGAGGAGTTGAGGCGTTCAAGATGGAGGCTCCTTTTTTTGTTCGGGGGGACCGGTGCTAAAAACCATATCGCAAAAAGGTGATTTTGCGGCTTTCTGCTTGGGAGCAACCCATTCGGGAACCGGCAAGACGACCATCACCCTGGCTCTCCTGCGGGCGCTCAAACGCCGTGGTCTCTCCCTCCAGCCATGCAAATGCGGCCCCGACTATATCGATCCCTCCTTTCATGCCCGGGCTGCCGGGTGTCCATCGATCAACCTCGATACCTGGATGATGACCCCGCAGGGGGTGCAGCGATCCTTTGCCCGGGCCTGCCGTTTTGCCGACGTTGCCGTTGTTGAAGGGGTTATGGGGTTGTTTGATGGTTTTTCACCTACGTCCCTGGAAGGCAGTAGTGCCGACTGTGCCCGGCTCCTCGGATTGCCGGTCATCCTGGTGGTTGACGCCGGCGGTATGGCGGGTAGCATTGCGCCCCTGGTCAAGGGATTTTGTGAATTCAATGGCGAGATTTCCATTGCCGGAGTCATTGCCAACAACGTCGGCAGCGATTCCCATGGGCAGCTGCTGCAGGAGGCCCTGGCGGGCGCCGACCTGCCACCGCTGTTGGGTGCTTTGCCGAACAAAGAGGAATGGCAGCTTGAGGAACGCCATCTTGGTCTGGTGCCTTTTCTGGAAAATCGAAAGGCGAATGGGTGGTTTGAGCGGCTTGCTGACGGGGCTGAACGCCATATCGACATTGACCGTTTGTTGGCAATCGTCCGGATGCCGAAACCTGCGGCATCCGTAGTGCGGACGGTGCAAAAGGCAGCTGTACGCCTGGCTCTGGCCCGTGATCGGGCATTTCATTTTTACTATCCTGACAATCTCTATCTGCTGCGCCAGGCCGGGTTTGAAATTGTCGAATTTTCCCCGCTCACAGACCGGGAACTGCCGGTCGGGACTCAGCTGGTGATGCTAGGTGGCGGCTTTCCGGAAGTGTTTGCCGCTGAGTTGGCCGGCAACGAAAGCATGCGCTCGGCCATCAAAGCATTTGCCGGCCATGGTGGGATGATCTATGCCGAATGCGGCGGTTTCATGTACTTGGGGGAGAGCCTGGAAAACGCAGTGGGCGATAGATTTCCCATGTGTGGCGTGGTGCCGGGGCGTTCGCACATGACCCCGAAACTTTGTTCTCTGGGCTACCGGGAAGTGGCAACCGTGAGCAAAACCCCTTTCGGTCCCCCGGGGACTACCTTGCGTGGCCATGAGTTCCACTGGTCAGAGATGGAACTGAGCCAGCCACGACAACCCCTCTACCTTCAGGTTGACCGCACCAGCACCGGTAAACAGTGCGGCATCCATGACCAAAACGTTATGGCCAGCTATATTCATCTGCACTTTGGTGCCACTCCTGGGGTTATCGATGCATGGTCCAGGAGCTTTTCAGCCTGAGACGGATCTTTCGGCTGCCATCAATGCCCCTTCCAGGTAACCGCCCTGCTGGTCCGCAGTTTCCGTGCCCGCGAAGCGGATCGTTTCCCCCCAGAAAGCTGTTTTCCCCGCTGGTGGCCGATATTCCGGGTGTTCGCGCATTGGCTGCTGATCGAAGCGGGTTGCCGTGTAAGGCTCACAGGCCCAGTCCTGATAGAAGCAGCTCAGCGGCTCATGGGCCTGTTTGCCAAACAGCTCATCCAACTGGGCTATAATAGCCTGCTGCAAGATTTCCTTATTGCCCCTCCCGGCGGCCGGAATGCCGACAAAACCCACCAGTGCATAAGGTCCTTCATTGCCGTTGGAGCCATCATGAATTTCCACCATCGGTCCCCGTTGACTGAATGCCTGACCGGAGAGGTTGTTTTTTCGCCAGAACGGTTCATCATAGACGGCACAGAATTTTGCTTCGCCTGCCATCCACGTTCCCATCTTCAGCATTGCCTGGCCTAGATGCGGGGCAAGGTCTGGGGTGAACAGGATGCTGGCAGCTGCCAGTCGAGGCGGCAGGGCCATAATCACCTGTTTTACCTTATAAGTTACAAGAGGTTTTTGTTCCAGTATCCCGATGCCGACGAGGGCGCCGTTGTCGGTTTTAGTGATGGTGCAGACCGGCTGGTTGAGCCTGACGGCGGTCGGCGGAATCTCTGCGGCCAATCCTGTGACCAAGGCTTGCATGCCCCCTTTGAGACGCCAGGATTGGGGTTCCATGGTATAGCCGCTCATCGTACGGACGCTGCCGTTAGCCAGTTGATGACGGCCGAAACCATCTTCATACTGCCGGTAAGCATCCAAGCCCAGCTTTTTTATCAGGGCTACCATCCGTGGTTGAATAGCCGGCCAAAACCAGGAAGGACCGAGATCGGTGAAAAGTTGTTTGTAGTTGGGGCTGAAGATACGCCCCCCAAGGCGGTTCCTGGCTTCGACAAGGCGGAAAGGCCTGCCTTGTTTTGCCAGCAGAGAGGCGGCATGCAAACCACTGATCCCGCCGCCAATAATTATGGTGTCAATCGATTTACTGTTCATTTCATATCTGCTCCGTGGTGCTTGTGCTTCAACAGCTGTTCGTTTTGAGGCCCGCCGGTCGGTGGTTTATCGTTCTCCCATCAGGGGATTTTCCGACCGAGTTTTTGCATCGGCAGCTTGACCGCTGACCAGCGTATATAGCATATATCGGATACAATATACAATAAAGTTCAGGCAGGTTGTGTCGTGGGAAAGGGTTGGGCTTTT
Proteins encoded in this region:
- a CDS encoding cobyrinate a,c-diamide synthase: MLKTISQKGDFAAFCLGATHSGTGKTTITLALLRALKRRGLSLQPCKCGPDYIDPSFHARAAGCPSINLDTWMMTPQGVQRSFARACRFADVAVVEGVMGLFDGFSPTSLEGSSADCARLLGLPVILVVDAGGMAGSIAPLVKGFCEFNGEISIAGVIANNVGSDSHGQLLQEALAGADLPPLLGALPNKEEWQLEERHLGLVPFLENRKANGWFERLADGAERHIDIDRLLAIVRMPKPAASVVRTVQKAAVRLALARDRAFHFYYPDNLYLLRQAGFEIVEFSPLTDRELPVGTQLVMLGGGFPEVFAAELAGNESMRSAIKAFAGHGGMIYAECGGFMYLGESLENAVGDRFPMCGVVPGRSHMTPKLCSLGYREVATVSKTPFGPPGTTLRGHEFHWSEMELSQPRQPLYLQVDRTSTGKQCGIHDQNVMASYIHLHFGATPGVIDAWSRSFSA
- a CDS encoding FAD-dependent oxidoreductase → MNSKSIDTIIIGGGISGLHAASLLAKQGRPFRLVEARNRLGGRIFSPNYKQLFTDLGPSWFWPAIQPRMVALIKKLGLDAYRQYEDGFGRHQLANGSVRTMSGYTMEPQSWRLKGGMQALVTGLAAEIPPTAVRLNQPVCTITKTDNGALVGIGILEQKPLVTYKVKQVIMALPPRLAAASILFTPDLAPHLGQAMLKMGTWMAGEAKFCAVYDEPFWRKNNLSGQAFSQRGPMVEIHDGSNGNEGPYALVGFVGIPAAGRGNKEILQQAIIAQLDELFGKQAHEPLSCFYQDWACEPYTATRFDQQPMREHPEYRPPAGKTAFWGETIRFAGTETADQQGGYLEGALMAAERSVSG